One part of the Arabidopsis thaliana chromosome 1 sequence genome encodes these proteins:
- a CDS encoding Nuclear transport factor 2 (NTF2) family protein (Nuclear transport factor 2 (NTF2) family protein; FUNCTIONS IN: protein transporter activity; INVOLVED IN: transport, protein import into nucleus; LOCATED IN: chloroplast thylakoid membrane, intracellular, nucleus, chloroplast; EXPRESSED IN: 22 plant structures; EXPRESSED DURING: 13 growth stages; CONTAINS InterPro DOMAIN/s: Nuclear transport factor 2 (InterPro:IPR002075); BEST Arabidopsis thaliana protein match is: Nuclear transport factor 2 (NTF2) family protein (TAIR:AT5G41470.1); Has 98 Blast hits to 98 proteins in 29 species: Archae - 0; Bacteria - 14; Metazoa - 0; Fungi - 0; Plants - 74; Viruses - 0; Other Eukaryotes - 10 (source: NCBI BLink).) has product MSFTASLVSYLTSPSLVSLNHLPPSFFLPTKLVKPTSLTHSQPPRLSASYGPAAKAATANDVVPETAPTSASEVVSSFYAAVNVHDLSSVTDLIAQDCVYEDLVFSSPFVGRKAILDFFGKFIESTSTDLQFVIDDISTEDSSAVGVSWHLEWKGKNFPFSKGCSFYRLEVIDGKRQIVYGRDCVEPAIKPGETVLAAIKGVTWLLQKFPQLADQF; this is encoded by the exons ATGAGCTTCACTGCTTCTCTCGTCTCTTATTTGACGTCTCCCTCACTCGTCTCGCTCAACCATCTTCctccttccttcttcctccCAACCAAACTTGTCAAGCCAACAAGCCTCACTCATTCACAGCCTCCGAGATTGTCCGCATCCTATGGTCCAGCTGCAAAAGCTGCTACAGCCAACGACGTTGTTCCAGAAACAGCTCCGACATCAGCGTCGGAGGTCGTCTCCAGCTTCTACGCCGCCGTTAACGTCCATGATTTATCCTCTGTCACAGACCTCATCGCTCAGGACTGCGTCTACGAGGATCTCGTCTTCTCATCTCCCTTTGTTGGCCGAAAG GCAATTCTTGATTTCTTCGGAAAATTCATTGAATCAACAAGTACGGATCTCCAATTCGTGATAGATGATATCTCAACAGAAGACTCTTCAGCTGTTGGAGTTTCATGGCATTTAG AATGGAAAGGAAAGAACTTCCCATTTAGCAAAGGTTGCAGCTTTTACCGGTTAGAGGTGATTGATGGGAAGAGACAGATCGT ATATGGAAGAGACTGCGTTGAGCCTGCAATCAAACCTGGAGAAACAGTTCTG GCTGCTATAAAGGGAGTTACCTGGCTGCTGCAGAAATTTCCTCAACTGGCCGACCAATTCTGA
- a CDS encoding Nuclear transport factor 2 (NTF2) family protein — MSFTASLVSYLTSPSLVSLNHLPPSFFLPTKLVKPTSLTHSQPPRLSASYGPAAKAATANDVVPETAPTSASEVVSSFYAAVNVHDLSSVTDLIAQDCVYEDLVFSSPFVGRKAILDFFGKFIESTSTDLQFVIDDISTEDSSAVGVSWHLEWKGKNFPFSKGCSFYRLEVIDGKRQIV, encoded by the exons ATGAGCTTCACTGCTTCTCTCGTCTCTTATTTGACGTCTCCCTCACTCGTCTCGCTCAACCATCTTCctccttccttcttcctccCAACCAAACTTGTCAAGCCAACAAGCCTCACTCATTCACAGCCTCCGAGATTGTCCGCATCCTATGGTCCAGCTGCAAAAGCTGCTACAGCCAACGACGTTGTTCCAGAAACAGCTCCGACATCAGCGTCGGAGGTCGTCTCCAGCTTCTACGCCGCCGTTAACGTCCATGATTTATCCTCTGTCACAGACCTCATCGCTCAGGACTGCGTCTACGAGGATCTCGTCTTCTCATCTCCCTTTGTTGGCCGAAAG GCAATTCTTGATTTCTTCGGAAAATTCATTGAATCAACAAGTACGGATCTCCAATTCGTGATAGATGATATCTCAACAGAAGACTCTTCAGCTGTTGGAGTTTCATGGCATTTAG AATGGAAAGGAAAGAACTTCCCATTTAGCAAAGGTTGCAGCTTTTACCGGTTAGAGGTGATTGATGGGAAGAGACAGATCGTGTAA
- a CDS encoding uncharacterized protein (unknown protein; BEST Arabidopsis thaliana protein match is: unknown protein (TAIR:AT3G22090.1); Has 11 Blast hits to 11 proteins in 3 species: Archae - 0; Bacteria - 0; Metazoa - 0; Fungi - 0; Plants - 10; Viruses - 0; Other Eukaryotes - 1 (source: NCBI BLink).), translated as MVPVTINSPPKPESSEEELSDSQVSNSSEDDDSMEDEPSDSENNNGVVTETEANGIKDEFWARYPSLKMFLSKEMVKEFISEEYILEKGKLIGDNKAKELNEKCEVLFIKEIEHLINKYRFMADVLELLFL; from the exons ATGGTGCCGGTTACGATCAACTCTCCACCTAAACCTGAATCATCCGAAGAAGAACTCAGCGACTCCCAAGTTTCCAACTCATCGGAAGACGACGACTCAATGGAAGACGAACCATCAGACTCTGAAAACAACAATGGAG TTGTTACAGAAACTGAGGCTAATGGTATTAAAGATGAGTTTTGGGCTCGGTATCCATCTTTGAAGATGTTTTTAAGTAAGGAGATGGTCAAAGAATTTATTTCTGAAGAGTATATTTTGGAGAAAGGTAAGCTTATTGGAGATAATAAGGCCAAAGaattgaatgaaaaatgtGAGGTTTTGTTTATCAAGGAGATAGAGCATCTCATCAACAAATATCGCTTCATGGCTGATGTTTtggagttgttgtttttgtga
- a CDS encoding Nuclear transport factor 2 (NTF2) family protein: MSFTASLVSYLTSPSLVSLNHLPPSFFLPTKLVKPTSLTHSQPPRLSASYGPAAKAATANDVVPETAPTSASEVVSSFYAAVNVHDLSSVTDLIAQDCVYEDLVFSSPFVGRKAILDFFGKFIESTSTDLQFVIDDISTEDSSAVGVSWHLG, from the exons ATGAGCTTCACTGCTTCTCTCGTCTCTTATTTGACGTCTCCCTCACTCGTCTCGCTCAACCATCTTCctccttccttcttcctccCAACCAAACTTGTCAAGCCAACAAGCCTCACTCATTCACAGCCTCCGAGATTGTCCGCATCCTATGGTCCAGCTGCAAAAGCTGCTACAGCCAACGACGTTGTTCCAGAAACAGCTCCGACATCAGCGTCGGAGGTCGTCTCCAGCTTCTACGCCGCCGTTAACGTCCATGATTTATCCTCTGTCACAGACCTCATCGCTCAGGACTGCGTCTACGAGGATCTCGTCTTCTCATCTCCCTTTGTTGGCCGAAAG GCAATTCTTGATTTCTTCGGAAAATTCATTGAATCAACAAGTACGGATCTCCAATTCGTGATAGATGATATCTCAACAGAAGACTCTTCAGCTGTTGGAGTTTCATGGCATTTAGGTTAG
- a CDS encoding uncharacterized protein (unknown protein; FUNCTIONS IN: molecular_function unknown; INVOLVED IN: biological_process unknown; LOCATED IN: cellular_component unknown; EXPRESSED IN: egg cell; BEST Arabidopsis thaliana protein match is: unknown protein (TAIR:AT3G22090.1); Has 30201 Blast hits to 17322 proteins in 780 species: Archae - 12; Bacteria - 1396; Metazoa - 17338; Fungi - 3422; Plants - 5037; Viruses - 0; Other Eukaryotes - 2996 (source: NCBI BLink).), whose product MVPVTINSPPKPESSEEELSDSQVSNSSEDDDSMEDEPSDSENNNGETEANGIKDEFWARYPSLKMFLSKEMVKEFISEEYILEKGKLIGDNKAKELNEKCEVLFIKEIEHLINKYRFMADVLELLFL is encoded by the exons ATGGTGCCGGTTACGATCAACTCTCCACCTAAACCTGAATCATCCGAAGAAGAACTCAGCGACTCCCAAGTTTCCAACTCATCGGAAGACGACGACTCAATGGAAGACGAACCATCAGACTCTGAAAACAACAATGGAG AAACTGAGGCTAATGGTATTAAAGATGAGTTTTGGGCTCGGTATCCATCTTTGAAGATGTTTTTAAGTAAGGAGATGGTCAAAGAATTTATTTCTGAAGAGTATATTTTGGAGAAAGGTAAGCTTATTGGAGATAATAAGGCCAAAGaattgaatgaaaaatgtGAGGTTTTGTTTATCAAGGAGATAGAGCATCTCATCAACAAATATCGCTTCATGGCTGATGTTTtggagttgttgtttttgtga